TCAGCAGATTTGGCAATTCAGCCTGAAACTCTGGCCCTATGTTCACACATCTTCAAATTTTGTTTGAAGAAACACAGAGAAACGAGTTTAGTCAAAGCTACAGTATACTATCCTGCCATCAGTTATGTCcttatttaattattcagttattaatagGATATTTATGTCATGGACATAGATATGCCATGAAAGTCATGAAAACTTTTATTCCATCAAATGAAAAAACtccatgcctaaatcatcattatcatacacttacatcatcatcatcatcatacacTTGCCTCAAACAATGTTGTGGTAATGTtaagtaatctctaatagactaatgattatgtggtttctgacactgtatacatagctgttatctataaaaatataaaacaaaatgttaaataaataaataataataatcccttTATTCTCCTTTAATTAATTTCCAGATCTTATGTAAGAGTGGAGCTAGATTTGTCTTCTCTCCCAGAGATAAAAGTTTAAGTGTTGTTTATCTGATCGTTTTGGTGGTCAACCAAGTCTTGGGTTCTGTTTTCACTGTATGTTTTACTTAAACATCAGTTTTGGAAACTTGTTTCTGTTAATTTTCACCTAGCTTCTTAGCTCTTCCtggattattatatatatattctcctCAGAAATagttcattaaaaatgaataaaagaaaaaaactacataatggctgttttgactggaaatgttgCCACTGGTTTTTTTGTATTGTACTTActttttatacattattatttaattatttaaaataattatatatttttattatttttaacattaacatttttaaaacatatttttatgtatttactattttaatattttaaatcatatttctgttttaaaaGTTGTAACGTTTGTAAAGTCTCTCAAAATGTACCATTAATTGAGCATAATTATGTGTGAATTACTTATTTAAAAAGTGAAGAGGTTAATtaagtaaattaaattaaactatgTTAAGTGACATACCTCAGTCACACTGAAACCCATCACAAAAATAGTAACTCCAATAGTATCTCCATACAATCAATAACACCTGTCTATAAAGGTGTGTTCAGTAGCACTTACTTTTGCCATATGTgacaaattataaaataaaatagaatagaaaaatgtcttcttttttgtaacaccactgacaaacaaacaactacaGTTGGATTATGAGGTTTTTGTTTCCTAAACTACTACTTTAAGTTAAGTTCTCTATAAACACTTTCTTACCTTTGGCGACCATTGTGTTCTGTTTCCTCTGACCAGAGTCCCCCATTATCCAGTGGAGGCAAAAGGCTGCAGAAGAGCCCTGTTCCATTCCGAGAGGGATTAAGCATTGGAGGGGCAGTATAATGAGCTAAGTACCAATAATTTTCTCCCAATACTCCTGACTGAAGGACACTTTGGAAAGGAATTCCAGTGTATATAGTTGAGGCAGTATTCTggtgacaaaaaagacaaagtcCAACATCTTCAGTGTCATTCACCATATTTAGCCATCTACTGCAGACCAGTAATTCCTTGTTACACATGATTAAAAGTTTAGCATCCTGGTAGCTTGTGCCCTTATACCTGTGATGTGGACAAACATAGGAAAGGTGTTCTCTGGAGAACAGAACTGGGCTTTGTGTCCTCGTCCACCCTCAGCCCTTCTGTCTGAGTATGTGACGAATGGAGTGGGGGACAAAAAGATTGAGATGACTGAAGTGtctgtgaaaaagaaaaaagtacaGAAACAGTAGGTAAAAGGATTTCTACCAAGTTTTGTCCCAATTTCCACCCACTAAGTTGGCCTCCCCTTCTCTCAGTCACATGTTTGGATTTAAACTAAAAATCTCCTGATAAGATGACAAAACTCTGAGGGGGAAAAACACAGACGAACAACAAAGGTAAATTCAAAGTCcattaatcatttttaaaattatatatatatatatatatatatatatatatatatatatatatatattaacatttttttagaagtatattaattttttatttcagttctgtaaaaaaatgataaaagtcCCTATATCACATTCATAAAACAACATTTCTGAGAAATATTAACAGACCTTAGAGACAGGATTTCCATTTTGAGCAACTTCTTGTTTTGTTTACTGTTATGACTATGTTTTACATCAGATGAGCAGGGTCGGCACTGGCAAAAAAGGTTCAGGAAATCAGCTGCAGGCACCTTATGTGTGTCTACATCTAATtaaattttaattattaatattattaataataaattataaaattaataaattatttttttatttcgtCCTTTGTTAGCTGGTATCTGCATTCTTCTACCATGTTTTGTAGCTGCAGACAAAAAACAGGAACATTTGTGCATCCACATATTTTAAGAAATTCATATTTTGAATTTAAATGGTGATTTATCAGCAAAAAAGTTTCAGTTCAAGACAACTTACATACttttatgtaaattaatctGATATGTGCTATGTTTTATTTGTAGTGCCAAACTAtgcataaaaatacataatagaTGCACAGAAATAGAGAGTGTTATGTGTTAAACGTTTAAATGCTGTTAACTTCTTAGTTCTATTTACCTACAACAGTGTAGTCTAGTCGGTAGAGTAAACTGGAAGCCTTAATGTTATGAAATTTCTAAACACTTCATTAAGTTGAATGAAATTTTACCCACATTTCTGTAATTGGACATGGGCATGGACATATCAAATGAGTAACCTGGAGATCCTGAAGAACTTACCTGAGACCATGTCATGTGATCTTCAGAGGTTACAGGGTCATGCTCCAGCTTTGGAACAGATTGTGGTTGAGGATGCTGGGCCAGAGGTGAACATGGAGAATTCTCGAGCGAGCAATCTTGAGAGGAGAGAGCATTTTTCACTGGGATTTTAATAAGAAATCGGAAATAAAACATTGCCCAAAAAGCAAACATGGACACAAGACACACCTTCATTAACTTGATCACTATTTCAGTTACCTGCATCTCTTTGCGTAGCACTCAGGTGTCTTAGATGAAGCCCCACCCCCTCTGGGTAGATTGAGGATGGGTTTGAATCCTGAGGGAGGTGCTGTGTTATATCTCCACTTCCTCCGACATCAGCGGAAAGTGGGAGCCAGTGGGCAGGAGAGAAACTCCCTGGTAGGGTGGAACTGGTACACGGAAGGGGTGAAAAGAATCGCAAAGAACCTTCGGAAGGTGACTGCGACTGCATCTGGTTAAGTATTTGTACAGCAGGTGGATGAGGAGCACGTTTGGGAGgtgagagagaagggggaggcAGAGGTGTAGGAGGAGGACTCAGAaccagagggaaagaaagagggggGAGTGCAGGAGGGGAATTGTTTGGAGCACCATTGTATCCTCCCTGTTCACCTCCAGTGCTGCTAGTAATAGTACAAATGTTTCGGCTATAAAATGCCTCTGAAAAGGAGTCAAGTTTCTGAAGGTTCCCTCCTGTGGCACTGTAGTCCTCCATTGCGGCGTGATGCTGGGAATTAGAATTCCATTCTTCTTCGTACACTCCAGAGTGGGCTTTGGTTCTGTGCAGTGTCAGGGGTTGAGATGACACTGAAGATTCCATATCCCAGTATGCCGAGTCTATCTCTTCTTCAACTCCATTCATGCTGGTTCCAGCAGTTGCACAGCTTCCAGTAGGTTCACACAAGAGATTACTGCTGCCGCCATAATGGTTTAGTCTGGCCAAAGAATTGCTCTGAAAAAAGCTGTGGTTTGATCTTTGAGCTTGCCTTTCCTGAAAGCGGTACAGGGCAGGAAACGGTAGAGAATCTGTAGGATGGATGGAAGTGTGGTCAGCCATGATCTGtgtttgagaaagagagagagagagagagaaagagagtgagtcaGATGTTTAAAAGATCTCTACTTGCCAAGACATAGTAATCACAGGACAGAGCAAGAGGCACCAAATGCTGCAATGTGTGGTAAATTCTAAACCACATGATGAAGATAAAAAACTACATCACTAATGTCCAGAGAACTAGTAGGAGAGCTTAAGAAATCTCTCTCATACCTTCCGTGCCTCTTTAGCTATAGAAGAAGAGCGATCAACACCTGAGGtcaaagacagaaagaagaaactcagagaggaagagaaatgtGGTGCCTCAGTGCTGCCACAATTACATTAGCTCCATCCACTTTGACAACAGAAGGTAGTTCAGTTGGTTTGCATTTCATCCTCACAGTTCCCCGTTTTACCCTGTCAGGTCTGTCCAATTTATGTTGTCCTGTTCTGATTTCGGCTATTGCCTCACTCACCTGTGCTTCCATCaagcttctttctttttctccagtttattgtatttgttttttctgCTAGCGACACAAAGCAGCCTACTTCGGCGCTCCGTGCCGTGTGATGTCTTCTACTGGCAAATGAAAGTACAAGACCTTCACACACGTGCAagctgtctatctctctctctcttctcccccctcccctcacCTCCCCCCACGTgttttacatacatacaaacatttcaaataaacatgttaaaacacacccacactcaaACAGACAGGAACACGCAAGCAGGTGCCGCCGATCAAAAGGTAACTCACAGAGACAACCCCACCCCTAAAACCCCAAAAAGAAAACCACATCCTGGGGAAAGAGTCACggatctccctctttctctctctgtctttctcgtCCCATccctcattctttctctcccGCTCAGTCTATATATAGTTTAGATGCAGTAGCTACTCACGATACTCACGATCAGGACGCTCAGAAGTGTTTTTTGCATGATGTCAGATCATTTTTTCGGTTGATCAAAAGGGGCACAGGTGAAGAGAACCCTTACTGTATTCAACTTGTCAACAGtttctttggggggggggggggtcttggtCAAAGGATTGAAATCACTTTCCAAAGTGCAGGGCCTTCTGCTTAGGCTGAGGATGAAAAATCCTTTTACGTTGATGTCGAATCGAAACACCATCTGTGTTTAACGTTATCTACAAGCAAACCGCAAACTGATCTTGGATCAGGCTAGAAGCGCAACCTCTGCCAAAACCATTGTTCAcatggtggagtgtgttatCTTGAGCATCTCGTGTGGTGAGTGACTCACTGCGTCTTAGGTTTGAGAAGCGTATGAGTCGACATGTAGGCCTCATCAGGTAGAGCgtgggcgtgtgtgtgagtgtgtatacgATATGCGAGTGGCAAAGCTTCCTGTCAACAgtgtatctgtatgtgtgtgtatgtgtgtgttggtcggtcaaagtgtaagtgtgtgtatgtgagcagtttgtgtgtatttgtgtgtgggtgagaaGAGAAGTTGTGTTAAAGCCAGAGAAGATCTATGGTGTTTTGATGTCACATGACAGGAAGTTGACCATGAAACAACAGCAGCGCAGGAAGTGGACAAGGGAAACCTCCGTACATCCCGCCTCCGCTCTTGTTTGCGCTGTCTCTCTCTACATGAACCTCTCTCATACCCGCAACCCCACAACATAAGTATAGTTTCCATACACTGCTTTAGCACTTCACACTTTTTACTCTCTCTACCCATCTTTCCACCTACACACAGTGGTTCCCCTACGTAGCTCCCTTTGCTCTCTCCCATTCCCTCATTTTCAGCTACCCTCTATGGGGCCGTACACATCTTATACACAGTGAAGCGAAATTACGTTCCTCCAggcaatataatataatacaacatTACAGAAGAATACATGCAGTACAAATGTGGGTAAATGAGTGAACCTAGAGCAGAGGAACAATACAATAAAGAGCACATATATGAAAGACAATAGGCACAATTAACAGACTGGATAGTGCAGCACTGACAGCACTCAGTACTGAAAGTTATTGGTGGTGGCAAGGTGCAGAAATTTGTAACATACTAGGACATGTAACGTATGTCGCATGCTTATAGTGAATAGGAACAGAGAAGTTACTGAGGTAGAAGAATGCAATGCTTCTGAATATCAGCTATCACTGGAGTGTGTGTAAAAACAAGTTCTGCTGTAGATAAAATAACTAAACAGCTGCATGCAGAACTCAGTTAAGTCTACAAAATACACATGAAGAGTTTCATTCTGAAATGCATTTTGATAGAATTCATTAAAATAAGAACCTCTTTCAACTCCATTCCATTTTTCCTTCTCTGACAGTGTCGGAAGCAGTTTCAGAAGCTAAAATGTCAttttgaaacagtaaaatgttttatttatgtactgCGCACTCCAAACACCTTAATTCACTAGAaaacaaaaatgatgaaatggtCCTTACCACAAAAATAAAGATTTCCATACTTTTTGTAAAAAGTTTGATGAATTACAATTATTctattaacattttaaaacttaCTAAGCTGCGGAAACGGCTCATTCTGAATGTATtgtttctgtgatgtcacaaaataatataaactaATGGACAATACAAGAACATTGGGCATTGTTAAAAAGTATTCAGgtccatttaaaatgtatttatctaGTGATTTTCACAATGAATCTTGTTGCAAAATctctttacagagatccaggccCAATCCCCTTttaagcaagccagtggcaagggAAATCTCTCTGATTTGAGAGGATGAAATTCATTAATTCATCAGTTACATACAGTGGTAGGCTATTATTATGACTAAACTACAAGAGTCCCACTGTCCTCTTATGAGTACTACATATTTAAAGCAATACTagcttttaaatattatttacaagcCTCAAATTAGTGCTTACAACTTGCCTCAGAACTCAGTGTTGCCGCCGAACTGTGTCTGTTCATACTTCTTTAAGTTTGCTgtcatatttaattatttatttattatttaaatttaatgaaCAGTTGTGTTACTAATAGGACTTCACAGCAGCATAATCTATTCTATGGTATTGTATCAGGGTTGTCGTCTCCAGTCGCAAGTGCGTCAGTAATGTTTGGCCACCCCTCGACCTGTTGTCCTTCCTAGGAGCCATTTTGGTTGGTAATAATAACTTCAAATGCCTCACAAGAcctgttgttttggagatgctctgacccagtcgtctagacataACAATTTGGTCCTCGCTGGGATTCTTACAGTGCCTATTTTTCTTGCTTCTGCTGCCAACAGCTCACTGATCACTTGTTTCCTAATATATCTCACttcttgacaggtgccactgtaaccagataatcagtgttattcacttcacctgtatGTGGTTTTGATGTTATGACTGACTGATTTATATAGCGTACCGGGAGGATCAGATCCTCGGGAGGACACACAGTATACCAGAAAGACTTGCAGCTAGTGAAGAGTCGCTGTAGTTACTAAAGTTAAGGCTAATGTATGTTTGAGTGAGCTTAAATAATGCTTTAAGCATTTTTTCTCAGTGTTAATAACCCCCaagataaacataaataaacagtgaaCTGATTTATGGATAGTTGGGTAAAGAATTAAAATGTATTGACACAGTAATTATGGCATTTATTACAACTCTATCCAAGGGCAGATTACGGCTCAATTTTGGACCAGAATACGAATCCATTTCTGCATAATACCGGTAATCTATGATAAACAGTAACAAAGTGCACACAGTTCATGTTAAGACGTCCCGTCAGTAAAATGTCTTACTTTTCTGTCCGCTACATTTTGCAAACTGTGTTCATACTTGTTACTCTGAGGTCAGAAAAAAGGTAATTGTCTGAAATATCTAAAAGTCTATGATGCAAATTGAAACAGACCAAGAATTTGCATTCTTGAGTTGTTTGACCTCCTTCACCTATATAGAAGACAGCTCTAGCTGTACAGAAAGCACCACATGTGGTGAACAGAGATGGTTGGAGTAGCGTAAAACTATGCtcaaattaatgtaaaaaattaaatgcaaataaataattatcagGTAATTGGAACCACAGTAGTACAGGACATTTAACAGCAAAGACACACTTTCTGCGTctcctaaaataaaatgataaaaagttCAAATGAGAAACACGAGCAACAGCAAAGCAGTTCCGTTGCTGAAACCAATAGAACCAGTAGGTTTTCACCAGCACGCCAGTGTAACAAAAGCGATACCTTATTTTAGGTAAACGGCGGCTAGATGCTGTTCGATGGATCTATAGCACCTTGACTTTGAGAGCTGTGATTTTGAAATCCTCTGTAGTGTAGCAGCTTGAATCAattcacacacatccacatatgCAGATCTACttatcccacacacacacattgtgggTTCAGTTGAATAGGATGATGTGGGTGAATGCTAATAATGAGGTCTGTACAGTATGAGTGTACCTGTAAAAAACCTCCATTAACCTCAACATTATCATGGTGTAGGTGAGAGACCGAAGGTGTAAGTGTGTCACAGGCTAAGAAACGTTTGGGCCGGCAAAATAAGTCAAAACGCTGATATTCTAGAAACTAGCAAATCTGTCTTAAGTTGGGAAAATGCTTTTTGCAGATGCACACGTTCTGGTGATCTCTGCAGATACCTCGCTTGCAGACACATGCTCAATGTTAAAGACACAGCAGTATTTCTCAACTTATGTTAAGACGCATCAGTTGGGTAAGATTCTTTTGTTCAGGCCTAACAGTGTGCAGTTGTGAAACACAGTCACAGCACTTAAGCATGTAGCGGCGACAAACAGATAAGGGCCTGAAAACAGAGGATGCAAAAAAAGGGAAGATTGTGGAGGCTTTTAGTCTAGTTTTCTGTCAGATGTGTGAAAGAGTGAACAGAGGAGGGGGAAAATAACGGAGTgatttggactttttttttctttctccatttCCATCACTCTTTAACTCTCTGTCTAGTCGATCTATCAGTTGTTTGCTTTTTGTGCAAAAAGGTCAAGTGTCATAGAGTTAAACAGAGGAGGGAGAAGATAACAGGATGGGAAGACCGAGTGATAGAATCTATTTGCATAATGACTGAAGAAAGTGTTACCAGTTCTGGTTTGTATGAGGATTAATGCCTATGTGATTGTTTTGTGCTATACACCTTTGGGACAAAAGGAATGTTCAGGTAGTCTTTAGTTTTCCAAgggataaaaaatgtaaatgtaccatAAAAAGTACTGCATTCATTCACTCTCCAGGGTGCATATTTGTACCTTTTTAATAATCGGACTTTAAAATGAAAATCGCAAATTGAAGAATTTCTCATCCGTGCTTAAacattcctaaatggttcttggcttggatgtattGCTATTATCTTTTAATTGTTgtagaatcttttattttaaaataacattcatttaaatgttgTTTAGTAGACCAAACATGGTATGTTTATGGTATTGCTCCAAATAACCATTTTTATTAGCTCTATTTAGCTTAATTTTTTAGTGAGACCCTAAGGTCATGTATGAGAATAAGGAGCGCAATGACTTGCTATAAATTGGTTGGTGCCGGACTGAAGCCAATTCAAGCGggactttttttattaatgattaattttCTTACATTTAGATTTAGGAGGTAATACTGAAATATGCATTTTGTTCTTTTACCTTACTGTGTTTATGATTATGAACAAAGGGGCTGGCACAGTATTATAATCTGTCACTTAAATGACAGAAACTGTGGAATTAATCAGTGTTGAAGATTTaatttcaaattaaaaatatttatttatctccTCCCAAGGATTAAAATCAGAATCTTCTGTCTTAAAAtactaaaaacagacaacacGGACCACTAAAGATCTCAAAGGTTAGTGAAGAGACAAGGTACTATTTAATGTACCTGTCTAAACACCTATTATTTCACACTAGTTAGTATTATTTATGTAGTTTATATTTTACTTCCATTATCTACAAAAATGTAGGACTTTTTCATTCACGGACTTCTAAATACACACAGGAAAATGCAGGAAATTTAGTTATAATGCATAGCATAACTACATGAGATATCTGCAAGACTAAGGTTGTACAAGACTATAAAGTAAATGTGTGTAAGTATTGTAAATCTTGGTGTTGTCATTCATTGCAGGAACAAATCTAATCCAGTAATAACAAATACTTGACTGATAACGCACTCATGTCCAAAATAACACAAAGTTTACGCCCGCACAGTGACGAGCAAAAACATACTGTAAGTTACTGTAATAAGGCCCCCCCCCCATAAATTCTTTAAATACCGAAATAGTCTTGGTCATCAAGTTCTGTTGCACTTAGGaatcactatgaattatgtacAATTAACAAGGTTAATGACGtgcaaatattatttttttgtatgtatgtattacgTTTGTGAATTTTACCTGTCCTCCTTACAGGCCACTTTGAGACGAGCATATTTGGTCTATTGATGCCTCCGTAAAAATGGAATATTAAGGGTTCACTATGTACATAATGTGCTGCAACTGAGATAACACAATTTAGTCATTCAGCCACAAGTAAAACCCTGGGAAGCAGCACTGCTATTCCTGTAGCACTGAGCAAAATTgtacaaaatatttttatatgagAATATAGCTTAATCACCTGTATATTGATTACTGCAGATAAAATACAAACCAAAACTAAAaacctttcttttttaatgtggcCTGTAAATGCGAAGTTCACTTACTGTTAAAAAAATCTTTCGAGACCCAAACCAGTGGCATCTGGTTGAACTGAAATCTTCATTTCGCTGCACTTTCTCACTTTCTTAACTTTCCAAAGCAATATTTTTGCAGAGCAGAAAAGCCACAGTAACTATTTCATCGTCTAATGTGAAAATGTGCACGCCAAAGTATTAAAGGGGAATTTTGCAGATTTTTCTAAATTTCTGCATTAATAAATAGTTAAGCTGTTAACAAAGTCATTCATAGTGGTTTGATGTGTTAATGCTTTGTTCAAGAGAAACTTGGAGTCAgtgttgttcacagtggtggtgatggatgAAGTGTTTAATGGCTCTAAAATCTGTATCatagaaagtcattacatgaaaGTTATTTATAAAATAGGCTGCTGATTGTTTTATGATAGGTTTGAGATCAttgtaatgcatttttaaaaatccttTCAAAGCGGAGATGTACATTCAGAGCATTGTAAGGCAAAGTCGTCgc
This portion of the Salminus brasiliensis chromosome 9, fSalBra1.hap2, whole genome shotgun sequence genome encodes:
- the LOC140561583 gene encoding uncharacterized protein isoform X2, with translation MADHTSIHPTDSLPFPALYRFQERQAQRSNHSFFQSNSLARLNHYGGSSNLLCEPTGSCATAGTSMNGVEEEIDSAYWDMESSVSSQPLTLHRTKAHSGVYEEEWNSNSQHHAAMEDYSATGGNLQKLDSFSEAFYSRNICTITSSTGGEQGGYNGAPNNSPPALPPLSFPLVLSPPPTPLPPPSLSPPKRAPHPPAVQILNQMQSQSPSEGSLRFFSPLPCTSSTLPGSFSPAHWLPLSADVGGSGDITQHLPQDSNPSSIYPEGVGLHLRHLSATQRDADCSLENSPCSPLAQHPQPQSVPKLEHDPVTSEDHMTWSQTLQSSQSFCPPLHSSHTQTEGLRVDEDTKPSSVLQRTPFLCLSTSQNTASTIYTGIPFQSVLQSGVLGENYWYLAHYTAPPMLNPSRNGTGLFCSLLPPLDNGGLWSEETEHNGRQRCVNIGPEFQAELPNLLTKEDYKDWSEEPLREELLWKPWAELEDSDVLQEHVENLLDLSTSTALPRGGANLDLALHSISLCRGNIMAALEMMFFSNSTPSRDYHYAGCDVWRLSEQKLFHKAFAMYGKDFSLIQKMVKTKRISQCVEFYYHCKRLQEKQRKLKEREKEQQQQQQIDSGTTFNSTNQVMMPAKIMMNSINMERLIHTPSLATSFPCKQCGKMFYKIKSRNAHMKIHRQQQEDWRDRIHPSSHNLTQTLQNQSRTLAHSNQLVTQSHQNQLLTQSLIQNLVQSQAQLAFLQNTKTQSTCFTTAISSMGSSQSPQTAPKTPTLPLYPGNQQAWGALHGNLESSLYYN
- the LOC140561583 gene encoding uncharacterized protein isoform X1; translated protein: MEAQIMADHTSIHPTDSLPFPALYRFQERQAQRSNHSFFQSNSLARLNHYGGSSNLLCEPTGSCATAGTSMNGVEEEIDSAYWDMESSVSSQPLTLHRTKAHSGVYEEEWNSNSQHHAAMEDYSATGGNLQKLDSFSEAFYSRNICTITSSTGGEQGGYNGAPNNSPPALPPLSFPLVLSPPPTPLPPPSLSPPKRAPHPPAVQILNQMQSQSPSEGSLRFFSPLPCTSSTLPGSFSPAHWLPLSADVGGSGDITQHLPQDSNPSSIYPEGVGLHLRHLSATQRDADCSLENSPCSPLAQHPQPQSVPKLEHDPVTSEDHMTWSQTLQSSQSFCPPLHSSHTQTEGLRVDEDTKPSSVLQRTPFLCLSTSQNTASTIYTGIPFQSVLQSGVLGENYWYLAHYTAPPMLNPSRNGTGLFCSLLPPLDNGGLWSEETEHNGRQRCVNIGPEFQAELPNLLTKEDYKDWSEEPLREELLWKPWAELEDSDVLQEHVENLLDLSTSTALPRGGANLDLALHSISLCRGNIMAALEMMFFSNSTPSRDYHYAGCDVWRLSEQKLFHKAFAMYGKDFSLIQKMVKTKRISQCVEFYYHCKRLQEKQRKLKEREKEQQQQQQIDSGTTFNSTNQVMMPAKIMMNSINMERLIHTPSLATSFPCKQCGKMFYKIKSRNAHMKIHRQQQEDWRDRIHPSSHNLTQTLQNQSRTLAHSNQLVTQSHQNQLLTQSLIQNLVQSQAQLAFLQNTKTQSTCFTTAISSMGSSQSPQTAPKTPTLPLYPGNQQAWGALHGNLESSLYYN